ATGCAATTTGGAGATAAGTACGAGATTAAAATCGAACGATAATACTGTTAATTAtctcattcaatttttgaatttCTATTACTCGATTATATCATTCAAGGAGACGATGAAACAATAAGCATTAATATAATGTTGATAGAATGTTTATTTTATCAGTTATCACTAACTTTAAGTAAAAGCAGCAGATGATTGAGGAATGAAAGAGCTGGGAGATCTCTCGTTTGAAGTGTAAAGATCTCTGtaatgttttgatttttttacgCTATCCATGTATTTTATGTTATTAGATCAAGACCTAGTTATGGTGGTGAGTAGTGTAGAGCTACGTTGTAGCTCTGCTTTCTATATCTAATTCTGTTACAAGACCAACTGGTCTGTCCAGAAAAAAGCTTCGACACCACCAAAATACCAGTGACTGAACCAGctagctgaagatgaagaagagaagaactgaagaagaataGAAGACAGAGAATATAGATTTATACTTTTGGGTTGAGATACTGGAAGTTTAATTTATGATATTTCAGTTAATTGCCAGATATTTTGTTTAACTGATTCCATTTGTTGTTAATgcaccaaaaaaacaaaaaccatattttttttttctgttaaatttcAATAATAGTTTGTGTACTCATTGTCTCTTAGGTTTATCATCTCCCGGTCATGCTTGAGGCCCTATAATTGGAAATCGCTTTTATCTCGATCGGTTGCATATCTAACATCATAGTTTATGTTCCATAATCATTGAGAAATATTTGACGACTACCATGACACTAAGTAATTATGGTGTAGGACTTGTGGCAAGATATTGTGTCATATTAAGTTTGTTTATGTATATATCGTGGAAAACAATCACAAACTTTTAAACTAACATGCATATCAATAACACGGTAActgcaaaaaaataaataaacaaaaagaaatagagGAGCTCTAAAATTCTAACCGTAGAACAATAGCTCAAGAACAAAAGAATGTCACACTCTCAGAATCCTAAAGAGGATCAACCTCAACCCAGTTTAATATACTTTAATACTAATAATCACTCCAGATATCAAACTTAAACCAGTTTAATATAGTTAAATACTAGTTTAGTATTACTATATTTTCTCTTTTGTCGTTTCAGTTTTATCTAATATCTTCaaaagaaataatattactGTTATAGACGAATTTGGGATAATTAAATTACTGTAATTTGTCATGCAAGGGTCTtaatacttttttcttttctttttttcgcaAGGAAAATTAGACAATCAAGGAGGGTCCAAAAGCTGAACTTTATGTAGTAAAGGAGAGTGAGATAGAGGAGGGAATGTCTGAGAGCTGGTATTAATCCCCATGCAACATGCATTTAAAGTGTCAAGCTTTGAAGCTTTGTTCGTCTTATAGTTATACATCTCTTCTAGAGaacagaaagagaaatgatgctaataaaactaaaaataaaatgggaggaAGGACGCTTTAAGGCTTTAAGCTTTATTCCATGTCGTCTCTCTTTGAGTCTGGAAGAAAATCGTACACAGTTCCCTATTCCTTCTTCAGCAGACACATAGTCCCCATTCTCTTTTCAGGTCCTCGTTTTTGGCGGATCCACATTCCTTTCATTCATTTACTCTTCTTCTCAAtcattaaataaaaaacaaaacaacttaTATGGTTCATgaatcatatatatacatatacatatatatatatatatatatatatatatatatgattctcAGTTTCTCACTATGCAGTATGTATACAATAGTTAGTACTGTCTTATACACCTAGCTATGACCTCTCTTGAGGTAGCAAGCCACCTGAATTACGTTAACGAGTCAGTAACACACCCACCTAGTCAGTATTCGGATTGAGGTCCACGAGAGTATCCCAGCAAGGCCAGACTAAACTCTCGCTACAGGCGCACGAACACGAAGGTCCCTCAAACCTGCTGGCCACAAACTGGTGGGAGTTGAGATTCGAACTCTAGACATGGAGGTTTTATATTTACAAATAGTTTTAATCATATATACTTTGAATAATAATCGATCAATGATTCATATTACAATGCGTAATTTGTTTTGAGGTTCTGCCATTGACATGCACCTAAACAAGGTTTTTAAGTTACTAGTTTCAGTTAATTTTCATTATTCATGTATCTTCCTCACTATTTAAGGTTATCTTTACACtagcttatttatttattttaaacaaCAAAAGTTATTTGTATCTTTAAAAACGAGAAATAGAAATAACAAGCTAATACTACTGCAAGCAAGCAGAAATTTGGTAATTATGTAGATAAGAGAAAGATATACAAAGGTGGAGTACAACCCTAATTTACCTAGCTTGATATCAAGCTatgaataatttttcttttcttttgggctaACTTATGTTTGGacttaagaaaaaagaaaaagtgtaagCTAGGTAAATTAGAGCGGAGCATAACCCTAATTTACCTAGCTTGATCAAGCAAGATTATTAAGTGTGAACTAAATTATATTGGGCTTAAGCTCGACCCAAATATAAGTTAGCTCACATCAAATAAGTTGGCTTGATCACCTAAATTCTCTagtcttagagcatctccagcAACATAACCTAaaattttcttgttttgttcAAAAATATACCTCAAAATTATTTATCTACCAATTTTTGAAAAATTGCCACAACAATATTAACAcatccattttctctattcacacaacccctataattttttattattttaattcaatttgtttctacaaattaccctaactaccctcccttataattatgtttctttttcttttttctatttggcaagtcaaccATGAATCAAATactcattatacaataaatcaatatttttcttttacctATATAAATGAATGAAAAATATTATGTTCATTAAGTGAAATGACCTGTATTATTAGACAATGAATATGTTTCCCAGGTAATTACATTCATCTAACTGAATCTAACTTGCAAAGTTTGTCCTCATACAAGTAGGAGGGGTAAGAAGCATGCTTTACTCCTTTGTTGTCTCGGGTTCCAATGTCGCACCTAGCTTATTTGAGTTTCTCGTCTCTTATAGATTGGCAATAAGCCATTTTCAAATGCAGTATGCAAATTTGGGAAATTTCtaggtaccaaaaaaaaaatttggagtaTAATTCAAAATTAACTATTTGAACAAGACTTGCCTGAGGAGCTAGACAAATGCAGACACATGCATAATCAATGGTATAAAACTCTTaaggaaaaattcaccaacggtgtttagacacttaggggactttcagaatgatacccgaacttacaaagttatcaatgtgatacatggactcattttttgatatcaacgtcgtacctacgaacagtttccgtcacggagccgttaaattttgcacgtgcaatgcacgtgagtcacttaatgaagataaaaagactgatttaccctaaatttttttggaaaaattcaccaacggtgtctggacacttaggagactttcagaatgatacatgaacttacaaagttatcaatgtgatacctggactcatttttttcctatcaacgtcgtacctactaCCAATTTcagtcacggagccgttaaattttgcacttgcgatgcacgtgagtcacttaatgaagacaaaaggaccgatttaccctcaaaagtttttttgttccttgtcttttctttctttctttctttattcttcttcttcttatttttcagattctttattctctccttctctccttgccaacacCACCGCTTTTGGAGAACCCACCATCGAATATGcaggaagaaaaatgggggaaagccacaacaacctccaccaccgtgCAATGACGTCGTCCTCCGCTGCTTcttgattgggtttggggataaggactgcttcttcctccactgctagcgaaatcgtggaggctcgaggccacattctaagggccaccggccGGAAGGACCGCCACAGCAAGGTCTACACCCCCAATGGCCCCAGGGACCACCGCGTCCGGCTCGCCGCCCACACCACCATTCAATTCTACAATGTGCAAGACAGGCTTGGATACGACCGGCCCAGCATGGCCGTCGATTGGCTCATCAAGAAAGCTAAGGCCGCAATCGACGAGCTGCCGCCGTGGAACCCGAACTCAATTTctgttcagacaacatcttcTCCGAAGGTGCCGATATCCGCCTCACAGGACACACAGAATGTGAGCCTCCATTTCTGGACGGTGGAGGCTCCaagttctttgtttgctaatcgGCGAGGCGCAATGGTGGGCAGCAGTGGAGTGGCGGAGCTGGTGAATTAGAAcagctcgaattttctgcaggtgaggatggtgtggaggccgaagttaatgttaatctttgtctgcctACAATTGCCTCTGATCTAAGTTGGGCaagaggccgaagttgtcggctagaccggtgaagttgcaggtgaggatggtgttgagGTGGTGTTGCATATCGGGAATGACGGAGAGGATGGCGgggtgggattggagctgtgatttgagagtggaaGGCTGGCGGGgcctgagtttctgatcaatggtgtataaaagggggtcggaggagagaacaagagtggtggtggctaagtcgtctgcggcggggatgaactcggagtgaacgacaaagcctcaatgcacaatttcaatttgctgtaaGATTTGAAGTGGGAGGAACCATAAGCATCTACGGTGCATGAAAGTGGATTGAGACGCAACAGCGGTGTTTGATAGGTgatcggcggtgggaatcggccgagcaagatgatttgaatcttcatGATTCAAAtaaggggaagaagaaaacaaaaaagaagaagaagaaagaaagaaagaaagaaaagaaaaagaaaaaaaaaacttttgagggtaaatcagtctttttgtcttcatcaaGTTACTCACATGCAAAATTTAATGGCTCCGTGacagaaattggtcgtaggtacgacgttgatacgaaaaaatgagtgcaggtatcacattgataactttgtaagttcaggtatcattatGAAAGTctcctaagtgtccagacaccgttggtgaatttttccaaaaatttttgatggtaaatcggtctttttatcttcattaagtgactcacgtgcattgcacgtgcaaaatttaacggtaCCGTGACGGAAACTgttcgtaggtacgacgttgatatcaaaaaatgagtccaggtatcacattgataactttgtaagttcaggtatcattctgaaagtcaccaaagtgtccagacatcgttggtgaatttttcccaaactCTTAATATAATGTATTTTAGATAACTGTATTGAAAGAACACTCACccataaataaaagttcaaTATTAAGCTGAGAAAAAATACTAGACTTTGGAACGTATAATATTTCCAGTATGTAACAAGTAGAACCTATGCAATAGTATCTCAAATGTTGCAAAATAGCATAGTACACTCATCAACATGGAATCAAAGCATCTTATAGTCAACTGGCCATAAATCCTCATCCATTTATACATAGTGATGAGTATATGATTGCTAAACTCGCAATCAAAAAATAACAAGAATGTATTATGCAAGGCCAGAATAATCAAAATATGATCGAACATAGTTAAATGTTAGTCAGacggaaaagaaaagaagcaatCGCAAAGAGTTTGGAAGTCCTCGTCTACGGGAAAacaagggtttaggatttgggaatgattgacttgccaaatagaaaaaagaaaaaagaaaaaagaaaaaagaaaaagaatcagAATTGCAAGGGAggatagttagggtaatttgtaaaagaaaattgaattaaggtaataaaaaaatagaaagggtgtgtgaatagcaccatcCTAAAAATTAACTATATTTgaatacattttaatttttaattagttaatgaagataaaaattttaatatttttagtcATTGGTTGCATTAATGACCCCAAATGTATTCaatctataaaaaaataaaaaataaaaaaacagaaataagaACAAGAACACTTGTTTCTTTATtgcgtttgggatgcaaaaggaaatgaaatattttccccaaggaagggaaaaaaagaaggaaagtaCGTAATTCATTCCAAACCCAAAAGGAATCACTTTTCCCCGTTTTCCTtatatttattactcacaacaaatTATTAAACATTATTTTAttgcattaattacaaactttttaagTAGTTTCCTAATAAATTTCTTTATGTTACCAACTatcggaatggaaagttctTGAAAAATTTCATTTCGCTTCTTATGGGAAATACAAatgaattactttcctttctgcaaaccaaacgaggcctaagaaAAACTCTCTCACCCTAGCTGCGGCATTTGGTTGTCATCTGCTAGTGAGATATGGCCTAGTCTAATCAAggctttttctcctcctctctcttgcTTGTTATGATCGTCTACATCCGCGACAACATGTTAGGCATCGATGGGAGAAgaggtggtttttttttttttttgtctgaagtCGATTTTTCTAGCTTAGTGGCAAGGCTCTCTAATCCGCGAGGTTCTTGATTGGAGGTCCCTCTAAATCTTCGTCTAGTATGTACTAGCGAAAACTCTTCTATGAGCCTTCTTAGAAGTATAAATTTTTCTACATACCAATTCAGAGTGCTTGGTGTAGAATAGTTAATagtcaagattttctttgaaGACGAGGTGTTTAACTGTTTGTGTTTAGTTATAAACTCTTGAATGCCAGTATTCAGGTAATGAGTAGTCTTTTGCCATTGATACATACTCCCAACTTCTAGAACTTATGTTTGGTTAAGAatcattattaatataatgatttCTTCGGtttaaaaaaacataaaattaaaaagTTGATTACATGTCATAATTATGTTAGCTATTGTGGTTACCTATACCCTTAATATGAAAATAGGTGATAAAAATGTGAAATTTAGAGATTTCTTAAAATAGTGAAATTTTTGGAGTCActattaaaataatttttttatatatttttggtgAGAACAAAGTCTAGGGAATTTGTTTGAGATACTCTCAACCGTGCGTCTATATAGAGATAAttgctgtattttttttttttttgacattgcTATATCTATACTAGCTAGAAATGGGAGTGTTTATGTGTAGgttaatttttgttgttgttttttttgggAATTCGTTTGTAGGTTATTAGTACTACCCCACATAATGCTTATTAATTAAGTAAAACTGTACTGTTGCATAAAAGAGAGAGACGCACTTCCAAAGCTAGAGTACCGTATCTTTTATCAAATTATTTGATgtgtgagaaagagagaaggcAAAGCTGAGTTGCCTTTGATACTGGTGCGTAAATATTTAGTCCTGCTGGTCAGCACATGCATTCCACTTTCCACTACAAAATCGACTTTGGACCCCAAAATTTTACCTCCCCTACAAGAAAAGCACACCCCTCAACTCCcctaaatctctctctctctctctcacatcatGATCACTAATCATCTAGAGTACTAGATtacaaacaactcacacaactTCACTGCATATATAGTTGATCCACCTACATATAGGCGAGTTCAAACCTCAAACctaacaacttccatcattagCTAACTTCTCTCTCAAAACCCATATATATCTTGCTtctgtctctctctcaatcttAAGCTCAAAACCCATGAACCCATCTCTAATTTGACCTTCTCTAAGATTCTATTTACAAGGCAAGCAATTGATCGATCAAGATGAGAGCAGGAGGTTGCACGCTCCAACAGGGTCTAACTACAGAGGCTGCGAACATAGTAAAGCTAGCACTAACCCTAGCAAGGCACCGAGGCCATGCCCAAGTCACTCCTCTCCATGTTGCAAACACCATGCTCTCTTCTTCAACCGGCCTATTGCGAACTGCTTGCCTTCAATCACACTCTCACCCACTTCAATGCAAAGCACTTGAGCTTTGCTTCAATGTTGCCCTCAACCGCCTCCCGGCCTCCAATTCCAGCCCCATGTTGGGTGGCGGTCACCACCCACAAAACCCTTCCATCTCCAACGCCTTGGTCGCTGCTTTCAAGCGCGCGCAGGCTCACCAACGCCGCGGTTCCATTGAGAACCAGCAGCAGCCCCTTCTAGCAGTGAAGATAGAGCTGGAGCAACTCATAATTTCAATCTTAGATGATCCAAGTGTAAGTAGAGTCATGAGAGAAGCTGGGTTTTCTAGTACCCAGGTCAAAAGCAATGTAGAACAAGCTGTCTCCATAGAAATATGTAACTCCCAAACTACTACTACTCCTTGTGTAAGTAGTAGTAAGTCCAAGGAGAGTAATCTCCAGTTGATTCCTTTGTCAGTGGTACCTAATCTAGATCCAGTTAGGAATGAGGATGTGACAAGTGTTATAGAGAATTTggtgaagaaaagaaggaagagtATTGTGATTGTGGGTGAGTGTCTTGCTAGTGTTGAGGGCGTGGTGAGGGGAGTGATGGAGAAGGTTGATAAGGGAGATCAACATGTTGTCGTTGATGAGGGTTTCAGTTTGAGAGAGGTGAAATTTGtaacactttctctctcctcttttggACATATTTCTAGAGTAGAGGTTGAACAGAAACTTGGAGAACTCAAGAGCCTAGTGAGGAGCAGTGTGGGGAAAGGAATAATTTTGTATCTGGGAGATCTCAAGTGGATTACTGAGTATAGGACTAGTAGTAGTTCAAGTCATGATCAGCAGGGAATTAGGGGGTATTATTGTCCTGTGGAGCACATGATCATGGAGCTTGGGAACCTGGTTTGTGGGATTAATGGTGAGACTAATGGTGGGAGGGTTTGGCTTGTGGGGATTGCTACTTTTCAAACTTACATGAGATGCAAATCTGGCCATCCATCACTTGAGACTGTTTGGGGTATTCATCCTCTAACAACTCCCTCAACCAGCCTGCGCTTGAGTCTTGTCACAGCTGAAAGGTAAAGCAATTGCCAAAAGTTTCAAATTAAATGATCCTTCTAATTATCTCAATTTATtcatcatttttctctctataaAATCTTTAGGTATACTTCGTTAATACTATTTCTCTTATTTTTGATGGGAAATGAATGTTATTTGCACTCTCTAGTCGTATTAATTCCTAAGCCGCTATTTTGAGTGTTATTTGTGTTTCTCCATAAAAGTTTACAACTGGAAAATGCGAATGGTGCTTGTTGGTCCACCGGAACATATGGATAAAACTTTGATATATTTCACTTGTTTTCTTGAAATTAATCCGTCTTTCCTAATAATGTAACTATCACATCATTTGATTAACttgcaattaattttttttattaacacTACTCGTATAATTTACAGTGAGCTACACAGTGAGTCTACAAGCAAGATAGCTGAAACTGGAACTAGCAGGCTAGTAGTACTCGAAGGTGGATATCAGAAGAAGCTCACTTGCTGTGACGAATGCTCAAACAAGTTCGAAGAAGAAGCTCAAAGCTTACGAAGCAGTAGCATTTGTAACAGTGAATCCACCACTTCAAGCCTTCCTGCATGGCTCCAACAGTACAAAAATGAGAACAAAGGACTAAACACAACTACTAATAATCATCAGGTACTTCATCCTAGCTAATTAACCTCTTCATCAAATTTCATTATTATTTACATGGCCCAGCATTAATAGAAGTTCTCGATCCAAAACTAACTTTTCTATTTGCTAtcatgttgttttcttttgtacaCCAGAACTTTGTCTCAGTTTCAGACCTTTGCAAAAAGTGGAACTCCATTTGCAAAGCAATGCACCACCAACAGCATTCCAATAATTCTTCTGAGCTCAAGACTCTTACAatattctcttctctctcacccTCTTCCTCCACTTCCGGTTTTTCATATGAGCAACAACAATACCCTACTTTGCACCACCATCATTCTTGGAGGGACCAACATTTCTGGATATCCGAAGCTCGTGACAAGGCTGTCGAACCGAATTTGACAATGTACTCATCAAATCCTAATTCCACTCCTAATTCGGCTTCATCCAGTGATGTCATGGAAACAGACTATGTTCCGAGGTTCAAGGAGATCAATGGCGAGAACCTGAAAACCCTATGCAATGCATTGGAGACAAAAGTGCCGTGGCAGAAGGATGTAATTCCTGACATAGCCTCCACAATCTTGAAATGCAGGTCCGGAATGGTCAGAAGAAAAGGGAGTAAGGTGGGCACTAATTTCAGCCCCGAGGTAAAAGAGGAAACATGGTTGTTCTTTCAAGGTCTTGATATGGAAGCTAAGGAAAAAGTTGCAAGGGAATTAGCTCGTCTTGTTTTCGGGTCTCAAACCAACCTCATTTCCATTGCACTAAGCAGTTTCTCGTCGACTCGGGCAGACTCAACCGAGGATTGCAGAAGCAAAAGACCACGTGACGAACAAAGTTGCAGTTATGTGGAAAGGTTCGCTGAGGCGGTGGCGTTTAATCCACATAGGGTATTTTTAGTTGAAGATGTAGAGCAAGCGGACTATTGCTCTCAAATGGGGTTTAAGAGAGCGATCGAAAGAGGGAGAATAACAAATTCGAGTGGAGAAGAAGTTGGCCTTGGAGATGCCATCATTATTTTGAGCTGCGAAAGCTTTAGTTCGAGATCAAGAGCTTGCTCTCCCCCAATAAAGCAAAAATCATCAGAAGACGAAGATCATAAGGATTCAAGTCCTCGTGCGTCTTTGGATTTGAACATTTCGTTTGATAATGACGATGTTGATGGTGATCAGTCAATTGATGACATTGGTCTTCTTGAATCGGTTGATAGAAGGatcattttcaaaattcaaGAACTGTAAACATCGGGAACAATATGTCATCAggtggcctttttttttttttcctttgttcaaCTTTTGGGATCCCTTTTTAGGTTCTTGTGAAACTGTCTTTGTTTAGTCTGTTTTTAGATTTTTAACTTAGCTAGGCGTATCCTAGGGCTGGAGAGTTAAAgatttttctctttatgtaaaactactatatatatatgtaaattatggtCTATGATTTCCTTTTAAAAGGTTGGGGGTCTGTTTGATCAGGAATCTTTTTTCTCAATTTCCCTTGTTCATGCATGGAATCTGCGAAGTACTAGAGTTGTTATGCATGCACCGAACATGTAATCAATGGAATGTTCCACTTTCCATGCATGCCGTGTATCACACTTCCTCTTAAATTTCTCATCTGTAGCTGCATAAATCACAGGAGTataggacttttttttttttttttttgactttgtcaaggggaacccaaaggctttctaggcccaagataaaccccttcggcgcatgtgaaatgctccaactgtgcattgcagcacaggccactttgacagcttcgggattcGAACTTAGGTTggagagcacacccaactaggcaaaaaccactaggccacttgcagtggttaggAGTACAGGACATTAGTTTGTCTCATTGTTGAGGTATTTTTATGAACACATTTTTCTCGTATATAATTTATCTGAAATTTTGTACAGCAATCGATACTCACGTCACCCAAATGATAACATGAAATCCATGGCCAACCTTACGAGCTAAATCatacttgaagatgaagcaaatgGAAGAAAAATCTGGAGCAATTTTCGGAGTCTTTCTAATTAATGCAACACACACCCAAATTCTTACAAGCAAAGGCTATTTATATTTAGGCAACCCTAGCAATTATTACAGACTAGAAAATAGGGAAAATATCTGAAAAACTCCACATCAGCAGAAGACTAGTACATGCTTGACAGTTGGACGCCACACCATTGGTCAAAGCAGACTTCTCCATGCTGGCATCACGTACTGGTTAACACCAAATTCACCTCATTGTCGCATGACCAATGTAATGTGAAGTACCTAGAATTGTAAGTGTGTGATCATTCAACCCCAAATCAGCTTTATAAAGCTTTTATTAACCAACTATATGTAAACTCCTTCTTACTCTCACTAATCGTCTACTATGTGGGAGTTTGTAACTTTAGCAGTAATTATTATTTACTTCTATACTTTGTACGTGGTCTTAATCAAGGTAAAACAACATTTTTGAAAGGTTAGAataattaaggaaaagaaaaactctAAAGGAGTACTACAAGTACAAATAAAATACAAGATTTTTCTTATTAAATACAAAAATTAATGTTTTATTGTAAATCTTATCTGCATTCATAAGAAGGAAATCGAAAACTACTAATATCAACCAAATTACTTAGTAGAGACATCTCGTCACTCATGTGTAGAAATTGGACTCATAGCCATGAAGAAGAATATATAAGCATGCATTCGCATATGTTGGCAGTGGAAGAATGCATGTAGTATACaatattgaaaagaaaagaaataaatggaTAAATTAATGCATGCAGCCTATGTCACTGCCAGTCACTTCCATATCCAAATCCGGAACCCACATACACCTCAAACCTAGGTTTAAAGTCAAGTCACTACCTAAGATCGAGGTCTTGGATTCGAGTCACTGTGAAAATATGAGTGAAATtctttgatcctcttaaaaaaaaaaaaaaaaaaaaaaaaccaagccaAGCCATCCcgaattccaaacccaaacccgACCCATATCTCACTCCAAGCAATATTTCGAACCACCCTAAAACAACACCGATAACTACCAAAAAAAGTATTTAAATCCATCAAGTAGATCCAACCAAGAAAATATCCATATTTTAAACACAACATAACCACTGCTCCAATCCAGAGAAATCGACCTCCGATTAGATCCGTTGGGACATAACCGCAAATAGCTAACCAACGACCTCGAGAGGCAAAAAACCATCAAAAGTCCAAAACCGGGAGCAAAGATAACCTTTGGTATTGAAGAAGAAcccaccaaaaagaaaaaaaaatttctgataGTGTCAATTTATAAATGGGTGGTTCACTCCCAATTGTACTGAGGTTTTTTGAGTTAAAACTCAATTCTTAGAGTgattaagttgggacaatattgATGTAATAGTGGACCACAGACTACGCTTGTCGAAGTTTAATATGGTATCAAAGTTGGTCTCTCTCCAATCACATCATGAGCCCAAATACTGATTTCTTTAAGCTGGGTCTTCTAAAGTTGCGATGGCACTACCAAATTAATAATAACCAGTATCATCTCgagatataaaaataaaataaagacatCTATCAGGAATATAAATTCAATCCGATATATAATTGGTTGCCCGAAGGGGTGTGCATTAATTGATTACACATGGAGACTTATAATATctggcgggggggggggggggggggggggggttgtgtTGGATAATGAAAAGATCCCACATTAAAAAAATGATCAAGGTCATTTGAGTTAAAACCCGACATTTAATGAGTGGTTAATTTGCGAAGATATCGAAATAATATGAACCACAAACCACGTTTGTCGCTGTTTAACCCTATAGAAAATATCAGTACTATACAATGCAGCCAATAATAGGTGGACCTAAGTTAAGGTGTAGATAATAGTAGTACTATACAGTGCATCCTTTAACATCCGCAAGATGAGAAGTATTAAGTGTAGAGCATCGACCAGCTCTCTGTCTCAGATGTAGAAACATAAGTCATGAACAAAGCATTCAGAAATACCAAATTAAGCATGCTTTGAACTTTATTCCAGCTACTTCGTCTTTTGTCATTAGCAAA
Above is a genomic segment from Rosa chinensis cultivar Old Blush chromosome 3, RchiOBHm-V2, whole genome shotgun sequence containing:
- the LOC112191505 gene encoding protein SMAX1-LIKE 3 — translated: MRAGGCTLQQGLTTEAANIVKLALTLARHRGHAQVTPLHVANTMLSSSTGLLRTACLQSHSHPLQCKALELCFNVALNRLPASNSSPMLGGGHHPQNPSISNALVAAFKRAQAHQRRGSIENQQQPLLAVKIELEQLIISILDDPSVSRVMREAGFSSTQVKSNVEQAVSIEICNSQTTTTPCVSSSKSKESNLQLIPLSVVPNLDPVRNEDVTSVIENLVKKRRKSIVIVGECLASVEGVVRGVMEKVDKGDQHVVVDEGFSLREVKFVTLSLSSFGHISRVEVEQKLGELKSLVRSSVGKGIILYLGDLKWITEYRTSSSSSHDQQGIRGYYCPVEHMIMELGNLVCGINGETNGGRVWLVGIATFQTYMRCKSGHPSLETVWGIHPLTTPSTSLRLSLVTAESELHSESTSKIAETGTSRLVVLEGGYQKKLTCCDECSNKFEEEAQSLRSSSICNSESTTSSLPAWLQQYKNENKGLNTTTNNHQNFVSVSDLCKKWNSICKAMHHQQHSNNSSELKTLTIFSSLSPSSSTSGFSYEQQQYPTLHHHHSWRDQHFWISEARDKAVEPNLTMYSSNPNSTPNSASSSDVMETDYVPRFKEINGENLKTLCNALETKVPWQKDVIPDIASTILKCRSGMVRRKGSKVGTNFSPEVKEETWLFFQGLDMEAKEKVARELARLVFGSQTNLISIALSSFSSTRADSTEDCRSKRPRDEQSCSYVERFAEAVAFNPHRVFLVEDVEQADYCSQMGFKRAIERGRITNSSGEEVGLGDAIIILSCESFSSRSRACSPPIKQKSSEDEDHKDSSPRASLDLNISFDNDDVDGDQSIDDIGLLESVDRRIIFKIQEL